ATCATAATAGCAaagagcttttgttttgacaaaatttaagacatttacaccataaattgatgcagaaaggCACACATTAGTGCCAGAAAATTCTCCAGAATGCGGCATAGTGTTTGCTGCTGAAAATTTTCTGACGGAGGACCCCTTAATGCCCCGTTTCATATGTGTCTCCCAATGTTGAAAGGAAAACCTTTGCATCCATGGTATATTAGACTGAAAGGCATAATTTCACCACTAGCCAGATGaattgtgattgtttttcacagattaaAAATGAGATGCCAAAAATTCACAATTATAGGAGattagtaaaaagtttaaaaagttgtCTCTCTAGGACCCTACCATAAATGTTAAACTAATAGGCTGCAACATTAGAAGAACATTAGAAGAGTTCCGGGTGTTTCAGTGGGTGTTATTTGCGCAGTCAGGActagcagcagctctgctctgatgtGCAGCCTCCTCTGCCTGGATGTGAGGGTCCTGCAGGTGAGCTGCTCAGGTGGGATGCAAATCACCAATATCCGTCAGCGTTGTCAGGACTCCGGTTAATGTCTCCGCTATAGACCGACACCCGAAGCACTTGTGTGGGACGATGACTCACAAACCTACTGTCGATGACTACAAATGTTTTGTGCACGCACCCACGCTCCCAAGCACACCACGGCGCGCGCTCCTCCACGTGCACTCTCGCACAGCGGGCATCAAAGCCTTTACGTCAAGCCAGACAGGAAGAAGAAAGCGAATCTGATGGCACGATAGCCGGGTCCTCTCGTCCCACCGAAACCAGTAAGTGCTTTTTATAAATGCCTGTGATTCGGAAGCTGCGCCGAGGCGACTTTGTATCACTGTTTAGTCTTTATTAACTTTATCCTGCATGCTTATCCTATGCAAGGTCATACTCAGATCTGTCAGGATGGCCGCATGACTACATGTTATTTCTGTCGCAGATGCATACCCGCTCCTCTCGCCCATGGACGAGCTATCCTGTTTCACACGGATTTCGTCGTGTGCACTGAGGCAGAGCTGATCTTATGGCAGACATCAGCGCGCCCTGTGCTATCGCCCATCTGATCCACTGTGAGAGAAAATAATTCGACGAGAGGAAGTGAGATGAAAAGCCAACAACGACCATCACTGCTCGCCTTATCGGCACTCGTGCTCTGCACATTACACCAGACAGCTGGGTCTCATCGCAGCAGCTCAGCATCATCAACAACATCCAACCCAGAGGCTGGAGGCAGGAAGCATTTGGGGCTAAGACAGACTAACAGCTCGAACTATGGCAATCACAGCTACGAAAGTAGGCCACCACCAAAGCTAAAAAAGGTAACAGGCCAAGCTCTCAATACCAGCAGAGACAATATTACTACTGTGATATCCGAATGGTCTGGCAGGGCACCAAACTGGCACCTGGATGAAGAGGCGTCACCGCTGTGTGCCTACAGAGTGATAGAGGGAGGCATTGGTGGGCAGCTGTGTTTTCGACAAACACTGTTTGAGTACAAGTGTCATCAGGGAGACTGCAGGACAGTGGTGACTTTGGGGAATCTGGTGGCAAATATCCTCATGAATGGCAGCGTACTGTTACAGTGGACCCATGAGGGAGAATCCACGATGACTGGCCGAGACGTAAAGGCAAAAGAGGCTGGTCAGAAGAGTGGTGGGGATCTGGGGGCAAATCCTACCAGAGAGGAATCTCTAAGATCTAGCACTGTTCTCAGTGGCAGACGCCACAGGCGGGGAGGCTACGAGTTGAGCTGCTGGTGGAACGGAAGCTACACTCAATTTGAGTGTGCTGGTGTCCATCTTGGATCTGGTTGCAGGGACTTTCTCCTGACCGAGCTGCATGAGAACATCCCCTACCGCATCTGCCTGCGCTCCCTGGCCCGCTCTGATCCAGCTCAGAAAGCAGACCACCGGGACTGTGTGGAGTTTACCCTGCCGCCGTCTGGTATGCAGGACATTGTGATCGCCATGACAACGGTTGGGGGAGCTATTTGCGTGATGCTGGTCATCATCTGCTTGCTGGTGGCATACATCACAGAAAACATCATGAGCCCCACGACACAGCACACATACTCCTACCGCACTCACTCGCGTCACTGATGCGATACTAAATCCAAGATGCGCTGTTAACACATTAACCGGCCTACATCAAACATCCATGATGACCACGTCTAATCTCACAATCATAGCCACTCACTGTCAGTAATAATTACTTTTCAATGATATACACATCCTGTTATGACTGAAAGAAGCACAAACTACTGATGCTCTGCAAATAACATGCCTTGTCAACCTCTGCGAGGATGCACTGAACCAAAAGTACTGATTACCTACATTAACTATTATACAGTAGTTTactgtgttatgtttttgttcaagGTTGTCTGTGATTGAGTCTGTCAATCTGTACGCTGGCAGCATTAATACAGCAATACATTTAATGAAATGGCTTTGAGTGCATcagaaacagctgtttttgCTAAATGTACAGCCTGTGAAAGTGTCAAAACATCATCCTTCCTTGTTGCGACACAGGAAAATTACACtttattgaattaatttttttccactatACTAATCCATCCCACCGTCTAGTTTTGCTTTTAGGTCTGCATACAGTGTGTACTTGTACCATTTTGTGAAGGGCAATACAATCTGGTGTACAATCTCCAAATACTGTGCCAAACATCTTGAGTTAGAATGCCTTTATGTCCTGCTGTCAGTAAATAAAGTACCATGAggtcatttttaacactttatgtc
This DNA window, taken from Plectropomus leopardus isolate mb chromosome 2, YSFRI_Pleo_2.0, whole genome shotgun sequence, encodes the following:
- the fndc10 gene encoding fibronectin type III domain-containing protein 10 → MKSQQRPSLLALSALVLCTLHQTAGSHRSSSASSTTSNPEAGGRKHLGLRQTNSSNYGNHSYESRPPPKLKKVTGQALNTSRDNITTVISEWSGRAPNWHLDEEASPLCAYRVIEGGIGGQLCFRQTLFEYKCHQGDCRTVVTLGNLVANILMNGSVLLQWTHEGESTMTGRDVKAKEAGQKSGGDLGANPTREESLRSSTVLSGRRHRRGGYELSCWWNGSYTQFECAGVHLGSGCRDFLLTELHENIPYRICLRSLARSDPAQKADHRDCVEFTLPPSGMQDIVIAMTTVGGAICVMLVIICLLVAYITENIMSPTTQHTYSYRTHSRH